GAGCAGTGACGAAGGCGCCTCTCGCGCGGGGCCGGAGCGGCCGCTGGCCGAAGATCACGTCGCGGAGCGCATCAAGCTCGAACGCGAGGCGCGCGGATGGAGCACGGTCACCCTGGCCGAGCGAATGGCAGACGCCGGGCACCCGGTCAACCAGTCCGCTATCTGGCGCATCGAGAGCGGCAAGCCCCGCCGCCGGGTCAACCTCGATGAGGCGCTCGGCTTCTGCAAGGTCTTCGACCTGACCTTCGACGAGCTGACCAGCCCCCCCGGCCAGCTCGCCAACCCGCTGGTCCGTCGTCTCGTCGGCGACTACGTCGCGAGATGGAAGGAATGGCGGGCCCTGGGCAAGGACATGCGCCGGATCCAGGACGAACTCGCGGCGTACACGGACGCCAACCCCAACCAGGAAGACATGGTCAAGGCTCTGCTGACCCACGAGCTGACCATCGCCTCGAACGGCGAGTTCCATCACCACCTCGGAGCGCCAACTCGGCTCCGCAGCTACCTCGGCGAGCGCATGGACGCGCCGTCCGAACAGAGCTGACTCGGCCCCTCGCTGCTACGAACAGCGAGGGCCTGCCGTCTCCGGTTCCTTCTCTTCACGCCCATCCCTGAACGACTTGCCGGCCCTTTCGGGATTCGCCGTCCCGTGGCCTGCCAGGAGAGGACCCTCCCTTGCATCGCACCGAACTGCCCCTTGCCCAGATAGCGGACCTGCTGGACGTCCCCGAGTCCGACCTGCGAGACCTGCTCGCCGAACGACGCCCCGCCGGAGGCGACACCACCCTCGTGGCCCTCACCGTTGCTGAAGCCGCGCGCCGCATCGGCATCGGCCGCACGAAACTGTACGAGTACGTCACCTCCGGCGAGATCGCCTCGGTCAAGATCGGCAGCTTGCGCCGCATCCCAGCAGAGGCGGTGAACGACTTTCTGGCCCGGCGCCTCACGACCAGCGACTTCGGGACCGCAGCATGACGCGGGGCGCGACGGCGAAGGGCCGTCAGCCCAACGGCGCCTCTTCGATTTTCCATGGCAAGGACGGCCGTTGGCACGGATACGTCACCGTCGGCACCAAGGACGACGGCGCACCTGACCGGCGCCACATCAGCCGCAAGACCCGTCCTGACGTGACCAAGGCTGTCCGCGAGCTGGAGCGCCAGCGGGACAAGGGGGCCGTCCGCAAGGCCGGCCAGAGCTGGACGTTGGAGACCTGGGTCGTCCACTGGGTCGAGAACATTGCCGCGCCGAACGTCTCCGAGAACACGATCGACGGCTACCGCGTCGCGGTCTACCACCACCTCATACCTGGCCTGGGCGCCCACCGCTTGGAGAAGCTGGAGCCGGAGCACCTGGAGCGCTTCTACAAGAAGATGCAGGAAACCGGAAGCGCCGCCGGCACCGCCCACCAGACGCACCGGACCGTCCGCACCGCGCTCAACGAGGCGGTGCGTCGGGGTCACCTCACGGTCAATCCGGCCACGATTGCCAAAGGCCCTCGTGTCGAAGAGGAGGAGGTTGAGCCGTACTCGATCGAGGAGGTCCAGCGCCTGCTCGCCGAAGCGCACAAGCATCGCAACACCGCACGCTGGGTCATCGCCCTGGCGCTCGGCCTGCGGCAGGGCGAGGTCCTCGGCATGCAGTGGAGTGACGTTGACTTCGAACTCGATGTGATCCGCGTGCGCCGAGGTCGGCTGCGGCCCCGCTATCAGCACGGATGCGGCGACCGCTGCGGGCGTAAGCCGGGCTTCTGCCCTCAGAAGATCAATACGCGTCGCGAGACCAAGACCGTGAAGTCCCGCGCCGGCCAGCGGCCCATCGGTGTCCCGGGTGAGTTGATGAAGCTGCTTCGTCGGCACAAGGAGGAACAGGATCGCGAGCGGAAGCGCGCACGCGATCTGTGGACGGAGAAGGGGTACGTATTCACCTCGCCGACCGGCGAGCCCTTGAACCCGAACACGGACTTCCATAAATGGAAGGACCTCCTGGAGGCGGCGAAAGTCCGCGACGGCCGCCTCCACGATGCTCGCCACACCGCGGCGACCGTCCTGCTGATTCTCGGTGTCTCAGACGCGGTTGTGGACGGAATCATGGGCTGGGAGCCCGGAAAGTCTGCGCGGATGCGCCGCCGCTACCAGCACCTCACCAGCCGTGTCCTGAAGGACACGGCAGACAAGGTCGGTGGGCTCCTCTGGGGCAATGCCCCGGCTCAGGCGGTCGGAGGCTCATTGTCTGGCGCCGACCAGAGCCCTGTCCCTGCTGAGCTGATGGTCCACGTCGCCCGCCTTGGTGAGCGGCGGGTGCCCTTCCTTCAGCGAGAGCATGCTGCCGAGGTCGTTGCCCAGTGGAGCGAGGACTGGCCGGACCGAACGGCCGAGGTCGAGGAGTGGGATCGCGGGCGCTGGGAGCGCAACGGCCCCGGTGGTGTGCGGGAGGTCCGTGATCGGATGCCCGAGCGGACGGTGGTCTTTCACGCCCGTGCGCTGTTCCGTCCCAGCGGAGAGCGAGAGTCGACAGCGCTCCCCGAACAGTGGTCCGTGCCGACCTGGGAGTTCGAAATCGGTGCCTACACCAACCGCCCGTCGGTCTGGCGCACGGTCCGAATCCCCGGTACGGGCCAAGAGGTCGAGGCCAACGCGCGCGGTACGGACAAAGTGGCCGTGGGGGCCGCCTTCGCCGAGGCGTGTACACAAGCTGTGGACCGCGCGCAGAACCCGGGGAAGTACGGCGACGCAGACGAGTGGTAGCCGCTGAATCAACAGCACGAAGCCGTGCGACGGGGATCCGTCGCACGGCTTCGTGCTGTTGTTGCCCATCTCCCCCTGGGAGACGCCCTGTTGAGTGTCAGTAGTCGCTTCTATGGTAGAGAGATGGCAAATGGGGTGTGGCACACCGGATATGGCCTAGAGATCAATCTGTCACTGCCTGACCTCGGTCACCCGGGGCGTCCCGATCTGTTGCGGGAGATCACCGCCAAGGTCTCCGACCGCGACGCGCATCTGCTCGAATGCCTCGCACACCACGACGGGCGGGAATGCCTGTCTGAGACCGGCGGGAAGTCCCCGTGGATGTTCATCCGTCGAGGCAGGGTTGGGGGCCGGCGACCTCTCGTGGCCTCACACCTGCCGATCACGCACAAGGCGACCCCGGCGGAGAGTGCCCAGCACAAGGCCACCAAGGAGCGGATCGTCGAGACCGCCGGGCGCTACGGTCTGGACGCCGAGGCCGAGGTTCCCATGGCGAACCGGCGGAGCGTCTCGGACGCCGTTGTCACCGGGCCTGGTGGTCTCAGGATCGGCTGGGAGATCCAGTACCACCACCTCAGCCCCAGCAGCGTGCACCGGCGTTCGGTCAACGCCGTGGAGCATGGCATCACCCCGCTGTGGGTGGCGAAGGACCGGACGGTTTCCCTGATCGACCGTGCCCCCTGGGCGCGCGTCGACGACATGCCATGGAGGGACATTGTTGACCGCAAGGAGATGGTGATCCGCGGCGGCTACCGGCACCTCGAAGTCTGGAAGTGCGTACCGAGCAGCGAGCGCCACTGCCTCCTCAGCGAGGGCGCCGGTCATTGTGGCGCGATTCACGCGGACTGGTTCGTGCCGGCGCTGTGCCTCCCGGAGAAGAAGCCGGTCCGCATCGAGGACCTGGTCCTGCAGAGCGCTACAGGGGAGAGCGTCCCGGTCTACGTGCCCAGTCGGGGCAGTGGCCGCGCTGGGCGGCACATGTGGGTGTCGGCGGCCGATCGTGCGCTGTGGGAGGAGATCGTCAACGAGAAGACACCCCTGCCCGCAGTCCCGGCCGAGGAAGACGACGACGTGATCACCTTCGCTGAGCAGGAGGTCGACCGCACCTGCCGGGCAGGCGAAGACAGCTGGTTCATCAGTGACGCCCGGCCTCTTCGCGATCTCGATCAACCGACGGGCGGCTTTACCCTCCCCCGTCTGCCAACCCAACGTTCCAGCGACCCGACGCGGATCACTCCCGTCGAGCGGGCAGCAGCCTCCGCAGCGCTGGGCTGTCCGCCATGGGAGCTCGGGCTGTGCGCCAGCTGTACCCAGATGATGCGGCGGTACGGGCGGAACGCGGCCATATACTGCAACGTGTGCCGGGCGGCCCTCAACGGGCGGTAGCCGGCAACTGCAACCAGAACTGCAACCACCAACGTCGAAGGGCCCCACCGCAAGCGGTGGGGCCCTTCGACGTATTGCCCGGTGAGAGCAATGGCGGAGGATACGAGATTCGAACTCGTGAGGGGTTGCCCCCAACACGCTTTCCAAGCGTGCGCCCTAGGCCACTAGGCGAATCCTCCGCGGCAAACAATACAAGACGTTGAGGAGTGCTCGCGAACCCGTTCGCCTCAAGATCCGCTCGGGCTCTTCCGGGGTGGTTCCGGAAGGTGGGGGAGGTGGACTGGCAGGGGTGGGGATCGGCTAAGGTGGGCTTCAGCCCCTCACGTGGCGCTATCTGACTGAACTCCCCCAGGGCCGGAAGGCAGCAAGGGTAGGTCGGCTCTGGCGGGTGCGTGGGGGGCCCTTGTGTTTCCGGGGGCCGGGCTTCGTCCGGTGCGGGGCCGGTTGTCAGTCCGCCCGGATAACCTCGTATGTGTGTCGTCCCTTGCGCTGTACCGCCGCTATCGCCCCGAGTCGTTCGCCGAGGTCATCGGGCAGGAGCATGTCACTGACCCGCTGCAGCAGGCACTGCGGAACAACCGGGTCAATCACGCGTACCTGTTCAGCGGTCCGCGCGGCTGTGGCAAGACGACCAGCGCGCGCATCCTGGCCCGCTGCCTGAACTGCGAGCAGGGGCCGACGCCCACGCCGTGCGGGGAGTGCCAGTCCTGCCGGGACCTCGCGCGCAACGGGCCGGGATCGATCG
This sequence is a window from Streptomyces sp. NBC_01217. Protein-coding genes within it:
- a CDS encoding helix-turn-helix transcriptional regulator; this encodes MSSDEGASRAGPERPLAEDHVAERIKLEREARGWSTVTLAERMADAGHPVNQSAIWRIESGKPRRRVNLDEALGFCKVFDLTFDELTSPPGQLANPLVRRLVGDYVARWKEWRALGKDMRRIQDELAAYTDANPNQEDMVKALLTHELTIASNGEFHHHLGAPTRLRSYLGERMDAPSEQS
- a CDS encoding helix-turn-helix domain-containing protein; the protein is MHRTELPLAQIADLLDVPESDLRDLLAERRPAGGDTTLVALTVAEAARRIGIGRTKLYEYVTSGEIASVKIGSLRRIPAEAVNDFLARRLTTSDFGTAA
- a CDS encoding tyrosine-type recombinase/integrase; this encodes MTRGATAKGRQPNGASSIFHGKDGRWHGYVTVGTKDDGAPDRRHISRKTRPDVTKAVRELERQRDKGAVRKAGQSWTLETWVVHWVENIAAPNVSENTIDGYRVAVYHHLIPGLGAHRLEKLEPEHLERFYKKMQETGSAAGTAHQTHRTVRTALNEAVRRGHLTVNPATIAKGPRVEEEEVEPYSIEEVQRLLAEAHKHRNTARWVIALALGLRQGEVLGMQWSDVDFELDVIRVRRGRLRPRYQHGCGDRCGRKPGFCPQKINTRRETKTVKSRAGQRPIGVPGELMKLLRRHKEEQDRERKRARDLWTEKGYVFTSPTGEPLNPNTDFHKWKDLLEAAKVRDGRLHDARHTAATVLLILGVSDAVVDGIMGWEPGKSARMRRRYQHLTSRVLKDTADKVGGLLWGNAPAQAVGGSLSGADQSPVPAELMVHVARLGERRVPFLQREHAAEVVAQWSEDWPDRTAEVEEWDRGRWERNGPGGVREVRDRMPERTVVFHARALFRPSGERESTALPEQWSVPTWEFEIGAYTNRPSVWRTVRIPGTGQEVEANARGTDKVAVGAAFAEACTQAVDRAQNPGKYGDADEW